The Coffea eugenioides isolate CCC68of unplaced genomic scaffold, Ceug_1.0 ScVebR1_2157;HRSCAF=3135, whole genome shotgun sequence genome window below encodes:
- the LOC113756291 gene encoding mitochondrial intermembrane space import and assembly protein 40 homolog has product MGQVQSQPVGPVDEKNPSSAHPAGAATNDQNSSVDSLIAEAAAFGDEDENLSVEEKAQRALECPCIAHLRTGPCGFQFSNAFLCFLKSTAPEKGSDCVHPFVALQNCIKANPDAFSKDILEDDEIKKKDGEIKKEEKPSKEYKIHPPLWSVESKKSKHMS; this is encoded by the exons ATGGGACAAGTACAGAGCCAACCAGTAGGTCCAGTGGATGAAAAGAACCCTTCTTCAGCTCATCCTGCCGGCGCCGCCACCAATGATCAGAATTCATCTGTTGATTCTTTAATTGCTG AAGCTGCAGCATTTGGCGATGAAGATGAGAATTTG TCAGTGGAGGAAAAAGCTCAGAGAGCACTGGAATGCCCTTGCATTGCTCATTTGAGGACAGGTCCTTGTGGCTTCCAGTTCTCTAATGCCTTCCTCTGTTTCCTCAAGAGCACTGCTCCAGAGAAG GGCTCAGACTGTGTTCATCCATTTGTGGCTCTGCAGAATTGTATCAAAGCAAATCCTGATGCATTTTCTAAGGACATTTTAGAAGACGATGAGATCAAGAAAAAGGATGGCGAAATCAAGAAAGAGGAAAAGCCATCCAAGGAATACAAAATTCACCCTCCTCTCTGGTCTGTAGAATCCAAAAAATCCAAACATATGTCTTAA